One genomic window of Niveibacterium sp. SC-1 includes the following:
- a CDS encoding DUF3047 domain-containing protein: MPARLVARCLLVLASFMAAAGATAQVPDETLSLAGWKPIHLGGGKTSTHYDILEQDGVKIVHAVAHDAASGLAHDDGTPLTGHPWVRWRWKISGLIEGEDNSVSSKEDAPARLIFLFDGDKSKLSLSDRTYFKLARTISGFEPPYAMLMYVWAAHGEVGSVIRNPHTDRVQMVVVASGAGGVGEWQKLERNLHDDYLRAFGEEPGRLLAYGVMTDTDNTHADAEAWYGPIDFKAEP, translated from the coding sequence GTGCCAGCCCGCTTGGTTGCCCGCTGCCTGCTCGTCCTCGCCAGCTTCATGGCGGCCGCTGGTGCCACCGCGCAGGTGCCTGACGAAACCCTCAGCCTGGCCGGCTGGAAGCCGATCCATCTGGGGGGCGGCAAGACGTCTACCCACTACGACATCCTCGAACAGGACGGCGTGAAGATCGTGCACGCGGTTGCCCACGACGCGGCGTCCGGCCTCGCGCACGACGACGGCACGCCGCTCACCGGGCATCCCTGGGTGCGCTGGCGCTGGAAGATCTCGGGCCTGATCGAAGGGGAGGACAACAGCGTGTCCTCGAAGGAGGACGCGCCCGCCCGCCTGATCTTTCTCTTCGACGGCGACAAGTCGAAGCTCTCGCTTTCCGACCGCACCTATTTCAAGCTCGCGCGCACGATCTCCGGTTTCGAGCCGCCCTATGCCATGCTGATGTACGTCTGGGCCGCGCACGGCGAAGTCGGCAGCGTGATCCGCAACCCGCATACCGATAGGGTGCAGATGGTCGTGGTCGCCAGCGGCGCCGGCGGCGTGGGCGAATGGCAGAAGCTCGAGCGGAACCTGCACGATGACTACCTGCGGGCCTTCGGCGAGGAGCCGGGCCGCCTGCTCGCCTACGGCGTGATGACGGACACCGACAACACGCACGCCGATGCCGAGGCGTGGTACGGACCCATAGACTTCAAGGCAGAACCCTGA
- a CDS encoding DUF4287 domain-containing protein, with protein sequence MSEDEKLMGPASYFPSIEKKYGQPISHWLALLEALGDRKYMEMVAWLKSEHGLGHGHANALVAYHLNRSARG encoded by the coding sequence ATGAGCGAAGACGAGAAACTCATGGGCCCCGCCTCCTACTTCCCTTCAATCGAGAAGAAGTATGGCCAGCCGATCAGCCATTGGCTGGCCTTGCTCGAGGCGCTGGGCGACCGCAAGTACATGGAGATGGTGGCCTGGCTCAAGAGCGAGCACGGCCTCGGGCATGGCCATGCCAATGCGCTGGTGGCTTACCACCTGAATCGTTCCGCGCGAGGCTGA
- a CDS encoding phospholipase D family protein, with the protein MPIAAVLVRVRLLVLCAACGLAACTTALPDAPRTETHAFEDVSGTELAQRIGRVLPPHLAASGFHLLYSGADALAARYAAAEIAERSLDLQYYMLREDASTNVLMERVWHASQRGVRVRLLLDDMYASGRDYELRAFASQPNVQVRIFNPFLSRGPFGLSQLFEFLGDADRLNRRMHNKLWITDNSAAILGGRNLGDEYFAVEGETNFLDLDVLAVGPVVRQISQSFDEYWNSEWAVPIEAIAPALPGPEIHEYFARRNRASEDVLKAQGYPEQIRRSEIGQTLAQQKSPSFFLGAGTALWDRPAKMRSHALERGVHLGPEVAALAAEADHELFIVSPYFVPGDDGVKTLLDFVARGVRVVVVTNSLATNDVAAVHTGYARYREQLVAGGVELHELRALNDAARRALPPGIKHLSLHAKVTVIDARQVVIGSANFDPRSALENTEFALAIDAPPLARSLRERLESMLSPELSYRLALDEGALVWQGRPGERYTTEPDTSVWKRLGTRLLGVFAPESLL; encoded by the coding sequence ATGCCGATTGCCGCCGTCCTCGTCCGTGTGCGCCTGCTGGTGCTCTGCGCTGCCTGCGGGCTCGCGGCCTGCACCACCGCGCTGCCGGACGCGCCGCGCACCGAGACCCATGCCTTCGAGGACGTCTCCGGCACCGAGCTGGCCCAGCGGATAGGGCGGGTCCTGCCACCGCACCTGGCGGCCAGCGGTTTCCATCTGCTGTACTCGGGCGCCGACGCCCTGGCTGCCCGCTACGCGGCGGCCGAGATCGCCGAGCGTTCGCTCGACCTGCAGTACTACATGCTGCGCGAGGACGCCTCCACCAATGTCCTGATGGAGCGGGTCTGGCATGCGTCCCAGCGCGGCGTACGGGTACGCCTGCTGCTCGACGACATGTACGCCTCGGGTCGCGACTACGAGCTGCGCGCCTTTGCCTCCCAGCCTAACGTGCAGGTACGCATCTTCAATCCGTTCCTGAGTCGCGGGCCCTTCGGTCTGAGCCAGCTCTTCGAGTTCCTCGGCGACGCCGACCGGCTCAACCGGCGCATGCACAACAAGCTCTGGATCACCGACAACAGCGCGGCCATCCTGGGTGGCCGCAACCTGGGCGACGAGTACTTCGCGGTCGAGGGCGAGACCAACTTCCTCGATCTGGATGTGCTCGCCGTCGGCCCGGTGGTGCGCCAGATCTCGCAGAGTTTCGACGAATACTGGAACAGCGAATGGGCGGTGCCGATCGAGGCGATCGCCCCGGCCCTGCCCGGGCCGGAAATCCACGAATACTTCGCGCGGCGCAATCGCGCCAGCGAAGACGTGCTCAAGGCACAGGGCTACCCGGAGCAGATCCGCCGCAGCGAGATCGGCCAGACGCTGGCGCAGCAGAAGTCACCGTCCTTTTTCCTGGGTGCCGGCACGGCCCTCTGGGACCGCCCGGCGAAGATGCGTTCGCACGCGCTGGAACGCGGGGTGCACCTCGGGCCCGAGGTCGCGGCGCTGGCCGCCGAGGCCGACCATGAGCTCTTCATCGTCTCGCCCTACTTCGTGCCCGGCGACGACGGCGTGAAGACCTTGCTGGACTTCGTCGCCCGTGGCGTGCGGGTAGTGGTGGTGACCAATTCGCTCGCTACCAACGACGTGGCGGCGGTGCACACTGGCTACGCCCGCTACCGTGAGCAACTCGTTGCCGGCGGGGTGGAGCTGCATGAGCTGCGCGCCCTAAACGACGCGGCGAGGCGGGCGCTGCCGCCGGGGATCAAGCACCTGTCCCTGCATGCGAAGGTGACCGTGATCGATGCGCGTCAGGTCGTGATCGGCTCGGCGAATTTCGATCCGCGCTCGGCCCTGGAGAACACCGAGTTCGCGCTCGCGATCGATGCGCCGCCGCTCGCGCGCAGCCTGCGCGAACGGCTCGAAAGCATGCTGTCACCTGAACTCAGCTATCGTCTCGCACTCGACGAGGGTGCGCTGGTCTGGCAGGGTAGGCCGGGCGAGCGCTACACCACCGAACCCGACACTTCCGTGTGGAAACGCCTCGGTACCCGCCTTCTGGGCGTGTTCGCGCCCGAATCCCTGTTGTAG